A section of the Zygosaccharomyces rouxii strain CBS732 chromosome B complete sequence genome encodes:
- the DRE2 gene encoding electron carrier DRE2 (similar to uniprot|P36152 Saccharomyces cerevisiae YKR071C DRE2) — MASTKTGLVLIHPGATEDPSSVVNAQEQARSEGVSVEAQFLINKINDGSVKLEDNHYDEVRYVTPEASDEIRFPSKLIGVIGKSLKTNGKLYGLSDLYKLDALINEFEISRSENHYCWIKKASIKAEPVAVPLRNHKKTTTPGTTTTAKKSLPIFKRATDNDSTKNKQQKQQHTGPARVSLDSEDEDEESEGSSDPSDSKSKFFEKSGSPLTENDSIEEDELVDENEMREPSLTMITCGKSKTRRRKACKDCTCGQKEIEEEELDGVRKQQDKVVKFSDQELTEIDFTVQGKKVGGCGSCTLGDAFRCSGCPYLGLPAFKPGQQIDLSSMGDDL; from the coding sequence ATGGCATCTACCAAAACCGGATTGGTACTAATACATCCTGGTGCTACTGAAGACCCCTCCAGTGTCGTGAACGCACAGGAGCAGGCACGCTCTGAGGGAGTTTCTGTCGAAGCACAGTTTCTAATCAATAAGATCAACGATGGATCTGTTAAACTAGAAGATAATCACTATGATGAAGTGCGATACGTAACTCCAGAAGCCTCGGATGAAATACGATTCCCATCCAAGCTTATTGGTGTTAttggtaaatctttgaagacTAATGGGAAACTCTACGGGCTAAGTGATCTCTACAAACTAGATGCTCTGATTAATGAATTCGAGATCAGCAGGTCTGAAAACCACTACTGTTGGATCAAGAAGGCCAGTATAAAGGCCGAACCTGTGGCAGTCCCATTACGTAATCACAAGAAGACGACGACGCCCGGAACGACAACGACAGCCAAGAAGTCTCTAcccattttcaaaagagcTACAGATAATGACAGTACTAAGAATAAACAGCAGAAGCAGCAGCATACGGGGCCTGCCCGTGTATCGTTGGATTCtgaagacgaagacgaAGAGTCCGAAGGTTCTTCTGACCCAAGTGACTCAAAATCCAAGTTTTTCGAAAAGTCTGGTTCACCACTTACAGAGAACGACTCTATTGAAGAGGATGAGCTAGTCGATGAAAACGAGATGCGTGAGCCCTCACTGACGATGATAACTTGTGGTAAAAGCAAGACCCGTCGCAGAAAGGCCTGTAAGGACTGTACCTGTGGGcaaaaagaaatagaagaggaagaactTGACGGTGTTCGCAAGCAGCAAGACAAAGTTGTTAAATTCTCCGATCAAGAGCTTACAGAGATTGATTTTACTGTTCAGGGGAAAAAAGTCGGTGGTTGCGGATCATGCACCCTGGGTGATGCATTCAGGTGCTCTGGTTGCCCCTACTTGGGTCTGCCTGCCTTCAAACCGGGTCAGCAGATTGATCTATCGTCCATGGGGGACGATTTGTAG
- a CDS encoding uncharacterized protein (highly similar to uniprot|P36151 Saccharomyces cerevisiae YKR070W Hypothetical ORF) — MIFKRFLQSASRNVALAFDIDGVLLRGKNPIPGAGEALRLLNQSKIPYILLTNGGGYLEKERTDFISKVLNVEISPLQIVLSHTPYKALVNKYERILAVGTENVRKVAETYGFKDVVHQTDILRYNRAIAPYSGISNEQLQQYSKVIPNIADKKFDAVLVFNDPHDWAADIQVISDALNSKDGYLDTVRSYKDSKPSIPIYFCNQDLLWASEYHLNRFGQGAFRLINRRLYAALNDDLPLTDYAIGKPTKLTYDFAHQVLIDWHRKLINNDTSSLEQRLPPLGVTPENSPFQNVYMVGDNPASDIIGAQRYGWNSCLVRTGVYQDSTPLGEVKPTMIVNNVYDAVRRVVDQL, encoded by the coding sequence AtgattttcaaaaggtttttGCAAAGTGCTAGCAGGAACGTTGCACTTGCCTTCGACATTGATGGTGTTCTTCTTAGGGGTAAGAACCCAATTCCAGGTGCGGGAGAGGCTCTTAGACTATTGAACCAGAGCAAGATCCCATACATTCTATTAAccaatggtggtggttaTCTCGAAAAAGAACGTACAGATTTCATTTCTAAGGTACTTAATGTGGAGATTTCTCCCTTGCAGATAGTTCTTAGCCACACGCCCTACAAGGCCTTGGTGAACAAATATGAAAGAATTCTTGCAGTGGGTACTGAAAACGTCAGAAAAGTAGCAGAGACCTATGGTTTTAAAGATGTCGTTCACCAAACTGACATCCTTCGTTACAACCGCGCCATTGCACCTTACAGTGGTATAAGTAATGAACAGTTACAACAGTACTCAAAGGTTATTCCCAACATTGCCgacaagaaatttgatgCCGTTCTGGTATTCAACGATCCCCATGATTGGGCTGCTGATATTCAAGTTATTTCCGATGCACTAAACAGTAAGGATGGGTATTTAGATACTGTCAGAAGCTACAAAGATTCTAAACCATCCATTCCAATCTACTTCTGCAACCAAGATTTGCTTTGGGCAAGTGAATACCATTTGAACCGTTTTGGACAAGGTGCATTCCGTTTAATAAACAGGCGACTATACGCTGCATTGAATGACGATTTACCACTGACGGATTATGCTATCGGTAAACCAACAAAGTTGACATACGATTTTGCCCATCAAGTATTGATAGACTGGCACAGAAAGTTGATTAACAATGATACCTCGTCACTGGAACAAAGACTACCACCACTAGGTGTTACACCGGAAAACTCGCCATTCCAAAACGTTTACATGGTTGGTGACAACCCGGCCAGTGATATAATCGGTGCCCAGCGTTACGGCTGGAATTCATGTCTTGTCAGAACAGGTGTCTACCAAGATAGTACCCCATTAGGCGAAGTTAAACCAACAATGATCGTCAACAACGTCTACGATGCAGTTCGTAGAGTGGTCGACCAATTATGA
- the TMC1 gene encoding Tmc1p (some similarities with uniprot|O00017 Saccharomyces cerevisiae YOR052C): protein MSSNTSIEEQKLQQQQQEPQQSEEVKVVVGTGGVSSKESHSGSRVSKKSNKKKKNQCYFDKCTSPASKFIGDCNFCKGHYCSKHRLMENHACEGLTSCKETMHKRNADKLVSEQTKAPKIQI from the coding sequence ATGAGTTCAAATACAtccattgaagaacaaaagttacaacagcaacaacaagagcCACAGCAATCTGAAGAAGTTAAGGTAGTAGTTGGTACCGGTGGCGTTAGTAGTAAGGAATCGCATTCAGGTAGTCGAGTTTCTAAGAAGAgtaacaagaagaagaagaaccagTGCTATTTCGACAAGTGCACGTCACCAGCCTCTAAATTCATTGGGGACTGCAACTTTTGTAAGGGTCATTACTGCTCGAAACACAGGTTAATGGAGAACCATGCCTGTGAAGGATTAACGAGCTGTAAGGAGACTATGCATAAACGTAACGCAGATAAGTTGGTTTCTGAGCAAACAAAGGCTCCCAAGATCCAAATATAG
- the MET1 gene encoding uroporphyrinogen-III C-methyltransferase (similar to uniprot|P36150 Saccharomyces cerevisiae YKR069W MET1 S-adenosyl-L-methionine uroporphyrinogen III transmethylase), whose protein sequence is MIQDEVSYSLPLMVACNCKDEVQLVVGTNSLGTCKNRIRSILRSGAHAVVVSPTQEGDVKQLLSTFGQYSRFQLIDRPWQLSDLTSLGRPLVARVVDRVFVQLPLDQCLVGKEIYEQCIKLRIPINVFQRPEWSTFHVGSTYVDPQSSGLQISVSTNGQGCILANRIKREIIASLPSNISQIVSNVGRLRDQIINEDQQKLIKDHYNSTKDLALAENVWYGLNSEYESQNLNHLVKEFDMTERDQKLKRTRWLSQLIEYYPMSKLADVSLNDLDGPSEEQQGQKQQSGTQGKPSNSESIENDDSTQNSVALEERKSRSSSRGRISLVGSGPGSVSMLTLGALQEIKTADIILADKLVPQSVLDLIPEDTETFIARKFPGNAERAQQELLEKGLTSLREGRKVVRLKQGDPYIFGRGGEEYIFFTEQGYEPSVFPGLSSALASTVVARVPATQRDVADQVLVCTGTGRKGALPEAPEYVKSRTTVFLMALHRVDVLVQELLAHSWDTEVPAAIVERASCHDQRVTRTLLKYVPEVVEEIGSRPPGLLIVGHSVAALIQSSLKTFDDSNKYSIEEGFQETDIGLGALLK, encoded by the coding sequence ATGATTCAGGATGAAGTGAGTTATTCTTTGCCCCTTATGGTGGCATGTAATTGTAAGGATGAAGTACAACTAGTTGTCGGTACAAATTCATTAGGAACATGTAAAAATAGAATTAGATCGATCTTAAGAAGTGGAGCTCATGCGGTGGTAGTTTCACCGACTCAAGAAGGTGATGTCAAACAGCTATTATCCACATTTGGTCAATATTCGAGATTTCAGCTAATAGATAGACCATGGCAGTTGTCGGATTTAACCAGTTTGGGGAGACCCCTGGTGGCCAGAGTAGTAGACAGAGTATTTGTCCAACTACCTTTGGATCAATGCCTAGTAGGAAAGGAGATTTATGAGCAGTGTATCAAACTTAGAATACCCATTAACGTTTTCCAAAGGCCCGAATGGTCAACGTTCCATGTGGGATCTACTTATGTGGATCCACAATCTAGTGGGCTGCAGATTTCAGTCAGTACAAACGGACAGGGTTGCATCTTGGCTAATAGGATCAAAAGAGAAATAATTGCATCTTTGCCTAGTAACATTTCTCAAATAGTGTCTAATGTGGGACGATTGAGAGATCAAATAATTAATGAGGATCaacaaaaattgattaaagatCATTACAACTCTACGAAGGATCTGGCACTGGCGGAAAATGTGTGGTATGGGCTAAACAGTGAATACGAATCTCAAAACTTGAACCATTTGGTTAAAGAGTTTGATATGACAGAGAGGGATCAAAAACTAAAGAGAACAAGATGGTTATCGCAGCTAATAGAATACTACCCCATGTCTAAATTGGCAGATGTATCGTTGAATGATTTAGATGGGCCTTCTGAAGAACAGCAAGGGCAGAAGCAGCAATCTGGGACCCAAGGTAAACCCAGTAACTCGGAATCTATTGAAAACGATGATAGTACCCAAAATTCTGTTGCCCtagaagaaagaaaatcgCGGTCCTCTTCTCGTGGTAGAATTTCGCTCGTCGGTAGTGGTCCAGGGTCAGTCTCCATGTTGACTTTAGGTGCACTGCAAGAGATTAAAACCGCTGATATAATACTGGCAGATAAATTGGTACCCCAGTCAGTATTAGATTTGATACCAGAGGACACAGAAACGTTTATCGCTAGAAAGTTCCCAGGAAACGCAGAGCGTGCTCAACAGGAACTTCTAGAGAAAGGTTTAACTTCGTTAAGGGAAGGTCGTAAGGTGGTGAGACTCAAACAGGGTGATCCTTACATATTTGGTCGTGGTGGTGAGGAGtacatcttcttcacaGAACAAGGTTATGAACCATCGGTTTTCCCAGGCCTAAGCTCGGCATTGGCTTCCACTGTAGTAGCAAGAGTACCAGCTACTCAAAGAGACGTGGCAGATCAAGTTTTGGTATGCACAGGTACAGGCCGTAAGGGCGCATTACCAGAGGCTCCAGAATACGTCAAATCGAGAACCACAGTTTTCCTAATGGCTCTACATAGAGTTGATGTTTTAGTACAGGAACTTTTGGCTCACAGTTGGGATACTGAAGTACCAGCAGCTATTGTGGAAAGAGCTTCTTGTCATGACCAGAGAGTTACCAGAACTTTGCTGAAATATGTGCCAGAGGTCGTTGAAGAGATTGGTTCGAGACCACCAGGTCTATTAATTGTGGGTCATTCAGTGGCAGCACTAATACAGTCTTCATTGAAGACATTTGACGATTCTAACAAGTATTCTATTGAGGAAGGTTTCCAAGAGACTGACATTGGTCTAGGGGCTCTCCTCAAGTAA